A genome region from Alkalimarinus coralli includes the following:
- a CDS encoding penicillin-binding protein 1A codes for MSFYRFLGWSFVTSLCGAGLLVASFYLYLTPNLPNVEQLRYTQLQIPLRIFSSDDKLIAEFGEKRRSPITIDQVPEKLSQAFIAAEDNRFYEHHGVDIKGLLRAVTQLATSGRIQSGGSTITMQVAKNFFLSREKTFTRKFNEILLALQIEQELSKNEILELYFNKIYLGNRAYGIEAASQVYYGKTVEKLTLAEMAMIAGLPKAPSKYNPIANPSRALIRRNWILDRMLDLGFIDSNQHATAQETPISAVYHGSQPETEAPYLAEMARKVLVEKYGDEAYSEGFNVYLTINSRLQEAANTAVRKGLEGYDERHGYRGPENKISLGSPFVTENINTVINSMNDYGDLIIAVVTEIKSNQALLYTKDYGEVTLGYEGVKWARPFISVNRLGSTPKSVSDVIQPGDVIRIKKLEGDLGWRLAQVPVVQGTLISVTPSSGAIKALVGGYDFAQSKYNRALQAKRQPGSNFKPFIYLAALENGSTAATLINDAPIVFEDRNLEASWRPENSSGKFFGPTRLRTALYKSRNLVSIRLLKKTGIRTTRNFVSRFGFDSEALPNDLSLALGSAGVTPMEIAIGYSSIANGGYKTEPYFIEKIENSKGEVVFQASPTLTPEAIAKLEINTPDSQDGSIAPPLSNDSPQPLSLAEASAPHPPLHAYSEAERIIDERTAYIMHSMLKDVVKRGTGRRALALKRSDLAGKTGTTNDQKDAWFSGFNTETATTVWVGFDQPSTLGRREYGATAALPIWTDYMRVALKNTDNATMKQPEGIVTVKISTETGKLAKAGDQSTVFEIFRKENAPKAETTRTATPLDIQPATTEDAITAEDIF; via the coding sequence GTGAGTTTTTATAGATTTTTGGGCTGGTCTTTTGTTACAAGTCTTTGCGGTGCAGGTTTGCTTGTCGCATCTTTTTACCTTTACCTGACCCCAAACTTACCTAATGTTGAGCAACTCAGATACACTCAACTGCAAATCCCCTTACGCATTTTTTCATCTGACGATAAATTAATAGCAGAATTTGGCGAAAAGCGAAGATCACCTATAACAATAGACCAAGTTCCCGAAAAACTCTCGCAAGCCTTTATCGCAGCAGAAGACAACCGTTTCTATGAACACCATGGCGTTGATATAAAAGGCCTTTTACGAGCAGTAACCCAGCTGGCAACAAGTGGAAGAATACAATCTGGTGGCAGTACAATTACCATGCAGGTTGCAAAAAATTTCTTTTTGTCACGAGAAAAAACATTTACCAGGAAGTTCAACGAGATTCTTTTAGCACTACAAATAGAACAGGAACTATCGAAGAACGAAATTCTGGAGCTCTATTTCAATAAAATATACCTGGGCAACAGAGCTTATGGCATAGAGGCTGCCTCACAAGTTTATTACGGAAAGACTGTCGAAAAACTAACACTCGCTGAAATGGCGATGATCGCAGGCCTGCCAAAAGCCCCTTCCAAATACAACCCAATAGCAAACCCCTCCCGCGCACTCATTAGGAGGAACTGGATCCTCGACCGCATGCTGGATCTTGGGTTTATCGACAGTAATCAGCACGCAACCGCCCAGGAAACACCTATTAGTGCTGTATACCATGGCTCTCAACCCGAAACAGAAGCTCCCTACCTTGCTGAAATGGCTAGAAAAGTGCTCGTAGAAAAATACGGTGACGAAGCTTACTCTGAAGGTTTCAACGTCTACCTGACAATAAACAGCAGGTTACAAGAAGCAGCTAATACTGCCGTACGAAAAGGGCTGGAAGGCTACGATGAGCGACATGGCTATCGTGGGCCTGAAAATAAGATATCGCTGGGCAGCCCGTTTGTGACAGAAAACATAAACACTGTAATCAACAGCATGAATGACTACGGTGACTTGATCATTGCGGTTGTGACTGAAATAAAAAGTAACCAGGCGCTACTTTATACCAAAGACTACGGCGAGGTTACTCTAGGTTACGAGGGAGTTAAGTGGGCCAGACCATTCATAAGCGTTAACCGGCTAGGTTCGACACCCAAAAGCGTGTCAGACGTCATTCAACCTGGCGATGTGATACGCATTAAGAAACTAGAAGGAGACCTGGGCTGGAGGTTAGCCCAAGTTCCAGTAGTCCAAGGAACCCTTATATCTGTCACCCCTTCCAGCGGAGCCATTAAAGCACTGGTCGGCGGATATGACTTTGCACAAAGTAAATATAATCGTGCTCTGCAAGCCAAGCGGCAGCCAGGTTCAAACTTTAAACCATTTATCTATTTAGCCGCTCTGGAAAACGGGTCAACAGCCGCCACCTTAATTAATGACGCGCCAATCGTATTTGAAGACAGAAATCTTGAGGCATCCTGGCGCCCGGAAAATTCAAGTGGCAAATTTTTTGGGCCAACACGGCTAAGAACGGCGCTTTATAAGTCCCGCAACCTTGTATCAATAAGACTGCTTAAAAAGACCGGCATCCGAACAACACGCAACTTCGTTAGCCGCTTCGGCTTTGATAGCGAAGCCCTGCCAAACGACCTTTCATTAGCGCTTGGTAGTGCCGGTGTCACACCAATGGAGATTGCCATAGGTTATAGCTCCATCGCCAACGGGGGTTACAAAACAGAGCCATACTTCATCGAAAAAATAGAAAACAGCAAAGGGGAGGTTGTATTCCAGGCTTCCCCAACACTAACCCCGGAAGCGATAGCAAAACTGGAAATCAATACTCCTGACAGCCAGGACGGCAGCATCGCCCCCCCCCTATCAAATGATAGCCCTCAACCTTTAAGCTTGGCGGAAGCGAGCGCCCCCCACCCTCCCCTACACGCATACAGCGAAGCAGAAAGAATAATTGACGAGCGCACCGCGTACATTATGCACAGCATGCTAAAGGATGTAGTAAAAAGGGGAACCGGAAGAAGAGCTCTGGCACTTAAGAGATCAGACCTTGCAGGAAAAACAGGTACGACCAACGATCAGAAAGATGCATGGTTCTCTGGCTTCAACACCGAGACGGCAACAACGGTTTGGGTTGGCTTTGACCAACCCTCAACACTTGGAAGACGAGAATATGGCGCAACAGCGGCGCTTCCGATATGGACAGATTATATGAGAGTCGCGCTGAAAAACACCGATAACGCAACAATGAAACAGCCAGAAGGCATTGTCACTGTTAAAATCAGTACAGAGACAGGAAAGCTAGCTAAAGCGGGCGATCAGAGCACGGTCTTTGAGATATTTAGAAAGGAGAATGCTCCAAAAGCGGAAACCACACGCACTGCAACCCCCCTGGACATACAGCCTGCGACCACGGAGGACGCCATCACAGCTGAGGATATTTTTTAG
- a CDS encoding pilus assembly protein PilM, which produces MFGLIGKKANTLIGVDISSTSVKLLEISKNGNRYRVESYGVEPLPPNAVVEKNINDAEAVGEVIKRVVAKSRTGQKQAAVAVAGSAVITKTIQMAAGLSEQELENQITVEADQYIPYPLDEVSIDFEVQGPSEQNPDQVDVLLAACRKENVELREDSLEIGGLEAKVVDVEAYAMERAFELIDAQMDVDADERTVAVVDIGATMTTLSVLADGHTIYTREQLFGGKQLTEEIQRRYGLSQEEAGLAKKQGGLPDDYDMEVLEPFKEAVVQQVARSLQFFFSSSQYNEVDMVVLAGGTASTTGIANMVQEKVGTTTIVANPFANMALNSRVNASALSNDAPSLMIACGLAMRSFD; this is translated from the coding sequence GTGTTTGGGTTAATAGGAAAAAAAGCAAATACGCTCATTGGGGTCGATATCAGCTCCACTTCGGTTAAGCTGCTTGAGATCAGTAAAAACGGTAATCGCTATAGGGTTGAAAGCTATGGTGTGGAGCCGCTGCCTCCCAATGCTGTTGTTGAAAAAAATATCAATGATGCCGAAGCAGTAGGTGAAGTGATTAAGCGAGTCGTTGCAAAGTCCAGGACAGGGCAGAAGCAAGCTGCCGTTGCTGTGGCAGGTTCTGCTGTTATTACTAAAACTATTCAGATGGCTGCTGGGCTGAGTGAGCAGGAGCTGGAAAACCAGATTACGGTTGAGGCAGACCAGTACATTCCCTATCCGCTTGATGAGGTATCCATTGATTTTGAAGTTCAAGGCCCTTCAGAGCAAAATCCCGACCAGGTAGATGTATTGTTGGCTGCGTGCAGAAAGGAAAATGTTGAGCTTCGTGAGGACTCGTTAGAGATCGGGGGGCTTGAAGCCAAGGTTGTTGATGTTGAGGCTTACGCTATGGAGCGGGCATTTGAATTGATAGATGCCCAGATGGACGTAGATGCAGATGAGCGCACAGTCGCTGTGGTTGATATTGGTGCAACAATGACTACATTGAGTGTGCTTGCAGATGGGCACACCATCTATACCCGTGAACAGTTATTTGGAGGAAAGCAACTGACTGAAGAGATACAGCGGCGATATGGACTGTCTCAAGAAGAGGCTGGGCTCGCGAAGAAACAGGGAGGGCTTCCAGATGACTATGACATGGAAGTGCTTGAACCCTTTAAAGAGGCGGTTGTTCAGCAAGTTGCGCGTTCGTTGCAATTTTTCTTCTCATCTAGTCAGTATAATGAAGTTGACATGGTGGTTCTTGCAGGAGGAACTGCTTCCACAACGGGAATTGCGAATATGGTGCAAGAGAAAGTTGGAACCACAACGATTGTCGCAAACCCTTTTGCAAATATGGCACTGAATTCACGGGTTAATGCGTCGGCTTTGAGTAATGATGCGCCATCTTTGATGATCGCGTGCGGGTTGGCGATGAGGAGTTTTGATTAA
- a CDS encoding PilN domain-containing protein has translation MAKINLRPWREELRAERQKQFVGILVGVLIIAVGAVFLWQGHMTSEIEYQQSRNNYLQSSMTILDKKIKEIEGLKKKKKELLARMKVIQNLQGTRPIIVRVFDELVRTLPDGLYYTKLDKKGDQLSIVGVAESNNRIAGVMRNFEASDWFGDPNLTAVKAVEKGEPASEFTMTVVQKTPEDKKEDKK, from the coding sequence ATGGCAAAGATTAACCTCAGGCCCTGGCGAGAGGAGCTTAGGGCTGAAAGGCAGAAACAGTTTGTTGGTATTCTTGTTGGCGTTTTGATCATCGCTGTTGGGGCTGTCTTCCTATGGCAGGGGCATATGACTTCTGAAATTGAGTATCAGCAGTCCCGAAACAATTACCTTCAGTCTTCCATGACTATTCTTGATAAGAAGATTAAAGAAATAGAAGGACTAAAAAAGAAGAAAAAAGAGCTGTTGGCAAGAATGAAAGTTATTCAGAACTTGCAAGGTACTCGCCCTATCATAGTCAGAGTGTTCGATGAGCTTGTTAGGACGCTGCCAGATGGTCTTTATTATACTAAGCTCGACAAAAAGGGTGATCAGTTAAGTATTGTTGGGGTGGCAGAGTCAAATAATAGAATTGCTGGGGTAATGCGAAATTTTGAGGCGTCAGACTGGTTTGGCGACCCTAACTTAACGGCTGTTAAAGCTGTTGAAAAAGGAGAGCCGGCAAGTGAGTTTACTATGACAGTGGTTCAAAAAACTCCAGAAGATAAGAAGGAGGACAAGAAGTGA
- a CDS encoding type 4a pilus biogenesis protein PilO yields MSFAESLESLKNFDVNDLDFNNAGSWPGPIKVIVCLILVAVVVGGGYWFIIQDQLSQLDQVKSKETDLKQQFESKAYKVANLSAYKLQMLEMEESFGALLKQLPTDTEVPGLLEDITNTGLGSGLEFKEIKLKPEARKEFYIELPIQISVQGTYHDIASFVSGVASLPRIVTLHDFSISPGKEGDGIMSMGIEAKTYRYKAGGRGK; encoded by the coding sequence GTGAGTTTTGCAGAATCGCTTGAAAGTCTAAAGAATTTTGATGTCAATGACCTTGACTTCAACAATGCCGGGTCATGGCCCGGGCCAATAAAAGTTATTGTATGTTTGATCTTGGTTGCCGTGGTTGTTGGAGGTGGATACTGGTTTATAATTCAGGATCAGCTCTCTCAGTTGGATCAGGTAAAAAGTAAAGAGACAGACCTTAAACAGCAGTTTGAATCAAAGGCATACAAAGTAGCCAACCTTTCAGCGTATAAATTGCAGATGCTTGAAATGGAAGAGTCGTTTGGAGCCTTGCTTAAACAGCTTCCTACAGACACCGAAGTGCCAGGGCTGTTGGAGGATATTACCAACACAGGGTTAGGTAGTGGTTTGGAGTTTAAGGAGATAAAGCTGAAGCCTGAAGCAAGAAAAGAGTTCTACATAGAGCTGCCTATCCAGATTTCTGTTCAGGGAACCTATCACGATATAGCTTCGTTTGTCAGTGGCGTTGCAAGCTTGCCTCGTATAGTGACTCTCCATGACTTTTCGATCTCTCCTGGGAAGGAGGGCGATGGCATCATGTCTATGGGAATAGAAGCAAAAACCTATCGTTATAAAGCAGGGGGGAGAGGTAAGTGA
- a CDS encoding pilus assembly protein PilP, translated as MNTRNLLITLCVSVVLSGCSGGNGFADLDQFMAETKAKPRGKVEPLPEFKAYQSFTYSAANRRDPFSPPIDVVLSSVVEEKPESNVKPDFDRPKELLETFGLGSLKMVGTLQRQDENTLWALVSDSEGGIHRVKLGQFLGKNHGRIVAIEESQLELIEIVPNGRGGWLERPRSISLDDQ; from the coding sequence GTGAATACTAGAAACCTTCTGATTACACTGTGCGTGTCGGTAGTTTTATCTGGATGTAGTGGTGGCAACGGGTTTGCAGATTTAGACCAGTTTATGGCGGAAACCAAGGCAAAGCCACGAGGGAAAGTCGAACCGTTACCCGAGTTCAAGGCTTATCAATCGTTTACGTATAGCGCGGCTAACCGGCGCGACCCATTTTCTCCACCTATTGATGTTGTGCTGAGTTCCGTGGTTGAGGAGAAACCTGAAAGCAATGTTAAACCAGACTTTGATAGGCCAAAAGAGTTGCTGGAAACATTCGGGCTAGGCTCTTTGAAGATGGTGGGAACGCTGCAAAGGCAAGACGAAAACACCTTGTGGGCGTTGGTTAGTGACAGCGAAGGCGGTATTCATAGGGTGAAGCTTGGACAGTTTTTAGGAAAAAACCATGGGCGCATTGTTGCCATTGAAGAGAGTCAGCTTGAATTGATAGAAATTGTACCAAATGGTCGTGGCGGCTGGTTGGAAAGACCCCGTTCTATCTCTCTGGATGATCAGTAA
- the pilQ gene encoding type IV pilus secretin PilQ, translating to MNILNAEIDNKQLRSKNNMYYRALVLLSAVCLSLFSIQASAVVLKDISFASLAGDRTEVTLAFDGVPPEPKGYTIEKPARIALDLAGVTNSLSAKYHSLGVGNAQGLTVVSAKDRTRLIVNLVELVPYASTVDGNNIVLMIGSSDAPKGARAGSVKPASTSSSSSASEPTVNNVDFRRGEKGDGQIVLTLSSSKIDVDMSEEGGVIKLALPGVSLPVSLQQRLDVVDFATPVKRVDSKMTASGAEISIKAQGNYDYLAYQADNQFTISVEELSAEEVDQRKKDKFPYTGEKLSLNFQDIEVRSVLQLIADFTGLNLVASDTVGGRITLRLQNVPWDQALELVLKTKGLDKRKIGNVLLVAPADEIAAREKLELETNKQVAALAPVRLEVIQVNYAKAEDIVALLQADKELISGRGFISSDERTNTISVRETADKQEQIRRLIATWDIPVRQVLIEARIVKARTNIASDLGVQWGGAVVDSGTNHVGFGGGSYTTTSEISQGETITFPAANVVDLGVSKAGASSFALGFTNDHVLLQMELSALESDGRGEVVAQPKIVTADRQTATIKSGEEIPYQEASSSGATSVSFKEAVLSLEVTPQITPDGKVIMDLKINQDNRGEVTAGIPSIETNEIVTQVLVGNGETVVLGGIFQTEVGTTITKTPFLGDIPYLGTLFKRTEKIDERAELLIFITPKLLNRGLIDN from the coding sequence ATGAATATTTTAAATGCTGAAATCGATAATAAACAATTGAGGTCGAAAAATAATATGTATTATCGGGCGTTAGTGCTGCTGAGCGCGGTTTGCTTGTCTCTATTTTCAATTCAGGCTAGTGCGGTTGTATTGAAAGATATCAGTTTTGCTTCCCTTGCAGGGGACAGAACAGAAGTGACGCTTGCTTTTGATGGCGTTCCTCCTGAGCCCAAGGGTTATACCATCGAAAAACCGGCGAGAATAGCGCTGGATCTGGCGGGGGTAACCAACTCGCTTAGCGCGAAATATCATAGTTTAGGCGTGGGAAATGCCCAGGGGTTAACCGTTGTCAGTGCGAAAGACCGAACCCGGCTTATTGTTAATCTGGTTGAGTTGGTTCCCTATGCTTCAACCGTTGACGGTAACAATATTGTCTTGATGATCGGGTCATCGGACGCCCCTAAAGGTGCGCGTGCAGGGAGTGTAAAGCCCGCTTCAACTTCGTCGTCCTCTTCTGCTTCAGAGCCTACAGTCAATAATGTTGATTTTAGGCGAGGGGAGAAAGGAGATGGGCAAATTGTGTTGACGCTATCGTCCTCAAAGATTGATGTTGATATGTCTGAAGAGGGGGGGGTTATTAAGCTAGCCCTGCCTGGGGTGTCTCTTCCTGTTTCGCTTCAACAGCGTTTAGATGTGGTTGACTTTGCGACCCCGGTTAAGCGTGTAGACTCTAAGATGACTGCGAGCGGCGCAGAAATTTCTATTAAAGCTCAGGGTAACTACGATTACTTGGCTTATCAGGCTGATAACCAGTTTACTATTAGTGTAGAAGAGCTTTCTGCTGAGGAAGTAGATCAGCGTAAAAAAGATAAGTTTCCTTACACTGGCGAAAAGCTGTCGCTCAATTTTCAAGACATTGAGGTTCGATCAGTCTTGCAGTTAATTGCTGACTTTACGGGGCTTAATTTGGTTGCCAGTGATACCGTCGGTGGGCGTATAACCCTAAGGTTGCAAAATGTACCTTGGGATCAGGCGCTCGAACTTGTTTTGAAAACAAAAGGGTTAGATAAACGTAAAATAGGTAACGTGCTGTTAGTTGCGCCTGCAGACGAGATTGCGGCGAGAGAGAAATTAGAACTTGAAACTAATAAACAGGTTGCAGCATTAGCTCCCGTGCGGCTGGAAGTTATTCAGGTCAACTATGCAAAAGCTGAGGATATTGTGGCTTTGTTGCAGGCTGACAAGGAGTTGATATCAGGGCGAGGGTTTATTTCGTCTGATGAAAGAACTAACACAATAAGTGTGAGGGAGACTGCGGATAAACAGGAGCAGATTCGCCGGCTAATTGCGACTTGGGATATTCCAGTAAGACAGGTGCTTATTGAGGCGCGGATCGTTAAAGCAAGGACTAATATCGCAAGTGATCTGGGTGTGCAGTGGGGTGGAGCTGTTGTTGACTCAGGCACCAATCACGTCGGTTTCGGCGGCGGCAGCTACACTACTACGTCTGAAATCTCGCAAGGAGAGACAATTACATTTCCAGCGGCGAATGTGGTTGATTTGGGTGTGAGCAAGGCAGGTGCATCTTCGTTTGCTCTAGGTTTCACAAATGACCACGTATTATTGCAAATGGAACTATCTGCACTTGAGTCTGATGGTCGTGGAGAAGTTGTTGCTCAGCCCAAGATAGTAACGGCAGACCGTCAAACGGCGACGATTAAATCGGGCGAGGAAATTCCTTATCAGGAAGCTTCATCAAGTGGTGCTACATCAGTGTCCTTTAAAGAGGCTGTATTGTCGCTTGAGGTTACTCCTCAGATTACGCCTGATGGCAAGGTTATTATGGATCTAAAGATCAATCAGGATAACCGTGGTGAGGTGACGGCGGGAATACCAAGTATTGAAACCAATGAAATTGTTACTCAGGTGCTGGTTGGTAATGGTGAGACCGTCGTACTTGGTGGCATATTCCAAACAGAAGTGGGTACAACGATAACGAAAACACCATTTTTAGGGGATATTCCTTATCTAGGTACGCTCTTTAAACGAACCGAAAAGATTGACGAGAGGGCGGAGTTGTTAATTTTCATTACACCAAAGCTGCTAAATAGGGGGTTAATAGATAACTAA